The DNA segment TAATCTGGATAGTTGATTTAACTTTTGCCGAGTTCGTCATTCAAGGCTTAATTCCTTTATTTTGGACAACAACTATTATATGGCTCTTAAGCTTAATCGCCAGAGCTTACGATAAATAAAATTATGAAATCTTTACTGATCGCTCAAATAGTAACATCTGCGCTTCTGATCATCGTTATTCTTCTCCAGCAAAGAGGGACTGCTTTAGGTTCTTCTTTCGGCGGAGGCGGAGAATTTTACTCCACCAGAAGAGGAATTCAAAAAAAACTTCTTTGGCTGACGGTCCTTCTGGGAACCGCTTTTCTGGTCTTAGCCATTTTGGAAGTAGTCTACTAAAATCTTGAAATGTTTATTAAATATAAGTTTCCCTCTAAAAAACAGCTGGGGCAACTTTTTAAAGTATTGTCCTTAAAGGAAGCCTCTGCTTTCCTTGTTTTTGTTTTTATGTTTCTGGGAGGCCTTTTCCTTCTGGCAACGAGCCTTTACTTCCAGTACACGAAAATTGTCCCGGCTAAAGGAGGGGCTTACGCCGAAGGAGTTGTCGGATTCCCGAGGTGGATTAATCCTATTTTCTCCCCCTCCAACAGCGCTGACCAAGACTTAACAGAACTGATTTTTTCCGGTTTGATGAAATATGATTCCGAAGGAAAGATTGTACCCGACCTTGCTGAAAAATATGAAGTCTTTGAAGATGGAAAAGTTTGGGACTTCACCATAAAAGAAAATGTTCTTTGGCACGACGGACAGCCCTTAAACATAGATGACGTTATCTTCACCCTAAAAACAATTCAAGATTCTGAAGTCAAAAGCCCGTTAAGGCCGAACTGGCTGGGAGTGGAAATAGAAAGAGTATCTGATTATAAAGTCCGATTCACATTGAAAAATCCTTCCTCTGTTTTTCTTGAAAATTGCGTTCTGAAAATAATGCCTAAGCATATCTGGGAAAAAATAATGCCTAAAAATTTCTCCTTGGCTGATCTGAATCTCCAGCCGACAGGAACAGGCCCTTATAAATTGAAAAAGTCTTTTAAAACCGCTGAAGGTAAAATAACTTC comes from the Candidatus Nealsonbacteria bacterium CG07_land_8_20_14_0_80_39_13 genome and includes:
- the secG gene encoding preprotein translocase subunit SecG → MKSLLIAQIVTSALLIIVILLQQRGTALGSSFGGGGEFYSTRRGIQKKLLWLTVLLGTAFLVLAILEVVY